In Moorena sp. SIOASIH, the following proteins share a genomic window:
- a CDS encoding filamentous hemagglutinin N-terminal domain-containing protein yields MKCVSFPFAHKAHSLSSSHYSTNPLIQNLPRDTISRMQWGLLGLLEVSSLCLLLASPTLAQIIPDSTLGDENSQVTPNQTIRGAVADLIEGGAIRDSNLFHSFLEFNVGNGQRVYFANPDGITNILTRVTGSTLSQILGTLGVNGSANLFLLNPNGINFGANASLDVAGSFFASTADSAVFDNGFNFSATDPNAPPLLTINIPTGLQYGSNPGSVNVTGATLGIETGQTMALLGGEVNLNGATLQVPGGRVELGGLSTPGTVTLNGATSVSFPDGVERGDVSLTNGSLVDVTNVSGGDITINSANFEMSASELQAGLTSGASIPDAVAGNITINANGNTNLSDRSLIANDLETLAIGNGGNIELTTRALTITGGSRVQTVTNSHGASGDIEINANGEINISGFTEDGLFSGILTRSAADTSGFGGKITIKNSFGSLNLANRGFIGTVTNSSSNGGAIALNLNNLVLETGGQIVTATTNNGNAGDIKINATESVTISGESRDFVPNPFLDLETFDLNALEFITQPNPNVAESGPLGIPYVSIERTPEQIINGTTVLGAAENQVDYFSFSITNGNSRAIFDIDNGFTDSDGNIDSKIFLFNQGTGELLEVNDDSQAADGAGGSRQVFGSFTTDSLIDTTITESGVYLVGVAAFASDASNNELINGPTPLVGDTYTLQVSLQNQGTDGVSLPEDPFNPANFNPNVEAKSGLFSESTGTGDGGSLTINTDKLILNNGGRISTDTFDAGSGGQITLNVGSLLEVNNASSLLSSIAGGSGNGGNLVIDTKQLQLNGGIVSTATSSSGNAGEISITANESVILSATTVEERGEIQSDATLGATGKVGRVVVETPLLQLRDGAQIRSINQGNGDGGSVLVRANLVEAIGSSPDGFFSSGFYTSTQGFGDGGNLTIKTDRLLLSDGGAFFSDTTGVGNAGDIRVDASESVDVIGTNGNGTFSSGLYTSLLTVGTTREQTGGNGGDIVIETGHLQVAEGGRLQASAVGAGNAGSITIQARSVEVSDPFVDFTDTVSGVLVSVDPGATGNGGKLEIDAQRLHIFDGGQVIASSFGDGEAGDIILNVNDIDITGISEDGQFPSRIAAFSVENSPAGSVTITSNNLRVRDGAEISVSARGNGDNAKAGNLSITASSIVLDQATLSAEVSAGDKGNIILDSQRIVMGDRSNITTNAKGAATGGNITIDTDLLVALDNSDITANAEDSFGGQVIINALGIFGTEFRDQQTPDSDITASSERGASFSGTVEINAPSADPSAALFELPDNFVNPKLLVATGCGTDEGNQFTQFGRGGLPTDPTKPLRGETLWVDLRPLPRHSARRRKNPILPSNASNAGNSRPSRIIEANRWIINKDGVVELVADSVQSSPFISWFEPYYCVR; encoded by the coding sequence ATGAAATGCGTAAGCTTCCCCTTTGCCCACAAAGCTCATTCCTTATCTAGTTCCCACTACAGCACTAATCCCCTCATACAAAACCTACCCAGAGATACCATTTCACGAATGCAATGGGGCTTACTGGGATTACTCGAAGTCAGTAGTCTATGTTTATTACTCGCCTCACCGACTCTAGCTCAAATTATCCCAGATAGTACCTTGGGGGATGAAAATTCTCAAGTTACTCCCAATCAGACTATCCGTGGTGCAGTAGCCGATTTAATCGAAGGGGGAGCGATTCGAGATAGTAACTTATTCCACAGTTTTCTGGAATTTAATGTCGGTAATGGTCAACGAGTCTATTTTGCTAATCCCGATGGCATTACTAATATTTTGACTCGTGTCACTGGCAGCACCCTTTCTCAAATTCTGGGGACCTTGGGAGTAAATGGTAGCGCTAATTTATTCTTGCTGAATCCTAATGGTATTAACTTTGGAGCCAATGCGAGCTTAGATGTAGCAGGCTCCTTTTTCGCTAGCACTGCTGATAGTGCTGTATTTGACAATGGTTTCAACTTTAGCGCTACTGATCCAAATGCCCCACCATTGTTAACCATTAATATTCCCACCGGTTTGCAATATGGTAGCAATCCTGGCTCAGTAAACGTGACAGGAGCTACCTTAGGGATCGAGACCGGGCAAACTATGGCCTTACTTGGGGGAGAGGTTAACCTCAATGGTGCCACCCTGCAAGTGCCAGGGGGACGGGTGGAATTAGGAGGATTATCCACTCCAGGAACTGTTACGCTCAATGGCGCGACATCCGTCAGTTTTCCCGATGGAGTCGAACGAGGTGATGTTTCCTTGACTAACGGTAGCTTGGTAGATGTCACTAATGTCAGTGGCGGAGATATTACGATCAATAGTGCGAATTTCGAGATGTCAGCCAGTGAGTTACAGGCTGGATTAACTTCAGGAGCATCAATACCAGATGCCGTAGCTGGCAATATTACCATTAACGCTAATGGCAATACTAATCTCAGTGATAGGAGTTTGATTGCTAATGATTTAGAAACTTTAGCGATAGGCAATGGCGGCAACATAGAGCTCACCACTAGGGCTCTGACCATCACTGGTGGCTCAAGAGTTCAAACTGTTACCAATAGCCATGGGGCATCAGGAGATATTGAGATTAATGCTAATGGTGAGATTAATATCTCTGGTTTCACTGAAGATGGGTTATTTAGTGGGATTCTGACTCGTTCTGCTGCTGACACTAGTGGCTTTGGAGGCAAGATTACCATTAAAAATTCCTTTGGCTCACTGAATCTAGCTAATCGGGGATTTATCGGTACAGTTACCAATAGTAGTAGTAATGGCGGTGCGATCGCACTAAACCTCAATAACTTAGTCCTTGAAACTGGCGGACAGATTGTCACTGCTACCACCAACAACGGCAATGCTGGAGATATCAAGATTAATGCTACTGAAAGCGTTACTATCTCTGGGGAAAGTCGGGATTTTGTCCCTAATCCTTTCTTGGACTTAGAAACCTTTGACTTAAATGCTCTGGAGTTTATTACTCAACCCAATCCCAACGTAGCGGAATCCGGACCATTAGGAATTCCCTATGTTTCCATTGAACGGACTCCAGAACAGATTATTAATGGCACCACCGTATTGGGGGCAGCGGAAAATCAAGTTGATTACTTCTCCTTCAGTATCACGAATGGCAACAGTCGAGCTATTTTCGACATCGACAATGGCTTTACTGACTCTGACGGCAACATAGATAGCAAGATTTTCCTGTTTAATCAAGGTACAGGAGAATTATTAGAGGTCAATGACGATTCTCAAGCCGCTGATGGTGCCGGTGGCAGTAGACAAGTCTTTGGCAGTTTCACCACAGACTCATTAATTGATACCACCATCACTGAGTCAGGGGTTTACTTAGTCGGAGTCGCTGCCTTCGCCTCGGATGCTAGTAATAATGAATTGATCAACGGCCCAACCCCACTTGTGGGGGACACTTACACCCTGCAAGTGTCTCTACAAAACCAAGGTACTGATGGAGTCTCGTTACCGGAAGACCCTTTCAATCCAGCTAACTTTAATCCTAATGTGGAAGCCAAAAGCGGCTTATTTTCGGAATCGACAGGCACAGGGGATGGTGGCAGCTTAACCATTAATACTGACAAATTGATACTCAATAATGGTGGCAGAATTTCCACCGATACCTTTGATGCGGGTAGTGGTGGCCAGATTACCTTAAATGTGGGCTCATTGCTGGAAGTGAATAATGCATCAAGCTTATTGTCAAGCATTGCCGGAGGTAGTGGCAATGGGGGAAATCTAGTGATTGATACCAAACAATTACAGCTGAACGGGGGTATTGTAAGTACTGCCACATCCAGCTCCGGTAATGCTGGTGAGATTAGCATTACCGCGAATGAATCTGTGATCCTCTCAGCTACAACCGTTGAAGAGCGAGGGGAGATCCAGAGCGACGCCACACTTGGAGCAACTGGCAAGGTTGGGAGGGTGGTTGTTGAAACTCCACTTTTGCAGTTACGTGATGGCGCTCAAATTCGCTCGATTAATCAGGGTAATGGGGATGGGGGTAGTGTACTGGTTAGAGCTAACTTAGTCGAAGCCATTGGTAGCTCACCTGATGGTTTTTTTTCTAGCGGCTTTTATACATCTACACAGGGCTTCGGCGATGGGGGCAATTTAACCATTAAAACTGACCGTTTGCTTCTCAGTGATGGAGGAGCATTTTTCTCTGATACCACTGGAGTTGGGAATGCTGGAGATATCAGGGTAGATGCCTCAGAGTCGGTAGATGTGATTGGCACTAATGGTAATGGTACATTTTCTAGTGGCCTATATACAAGTTTATTAACTGTTGGTACTACTAGGGAGCAAACTGGTGGGAATGGGGGCGATATAGTTATTGAAACTGGGCATTTGCAAGTGGCTGAAGGGGGACGTCTCCAAGCTTCTGCGGTTGGTGCTGGCAATGCTGGCAGTATTACGATTCAGGCAAGGTCGGTCGAGGTCAGTGATCCCTTTGTTGATTTTACTGACACTGTCAGTGGTGTGTTAGTTTCCGTGGATCCAGGAGCCACTGGCAATGGCGGTAAATTAGAGATAGATGCTCAACGGTTGCACATCTTCGATGGTGGACAGGTGATTGCTTCTAGCTTCGGGGATGGTGAAGCTGGGGATATCATCCTCAATGTTAATGACATAGATATCACTGGTATTTCAGAGGATGGTCAGTTTCCTAGTCGCATTGCTGCCTTCTCTGTGGAAAACTCCCCTGCGGGTTCAGTGACCATTACCAGCAACAACTTGAGAGTTCGTGATGGTGCCGAAATTTCCGTCAGTGCTCGTGGTAATGGGGATAATGCCAAGGCGGGTAATCTCAGCATTACGGCCTCCTCGATTGTATTAGATCAAGCTACCCTTTCTGCTGAAGTCAGTGCTGGTGATAAGGGGAATATTATTCTGGATTCCCAGCGGATTGTAATGGGCGATCGCAGTAACATCACTACCAATGCGAAAGGTGCTGCCACTGGCGGTAACATTACTATTGATACTGACTTGCTAGTTGCCCTAGACAATAGCGATATCACGGCCAATGCTGAAGATAGCTTTGGGGGACAAGTGATTATCAATGCCTTAGGCATTTTTGGTACTGAATTTCGAGACCAACAAACTCCAGATAGTGATATTACCGCCTCTTCCGAACGCGGAGCTTCCTTTAGCGGTACTGTGGAAATTAATGCACCTTCCGCCGACCCTAGTGCTGCATTATTCGAGCTACCAGACAATTTTGTTAATCCTAAACTGCTAGTTGCCACTGGTTGCGGTACTGATGAAGGTAATCAATTTACCCAATTTGGGCGGGGTGGCTTACCCACAGACCCCACTAAACCGCTTCGGGGTGAAACCCTGTGGGTAGATTTACGTCCATTACCTCGCCACAGCGCTCGCCGCCGCAAAAATCCTATCTTACCTTCCAATGCTTCCAATGCAGGTAACTCACGTCCGTCTAGAATTATTGAAGCTAATCGATGGATTATTAATAAGGACGGAGTGGTAGAGTTAGTGGCTGATTCAGTTCAGTCGAGTCCGTTCATTTCCTGGTTTGAACCTTATTATTGCGTAAGGTAA
- a CDS encoding universal stress protein: MAYKKILVAIDRSSQAEAVFEHALDLAEKEQSTLMLVHCLWETQELMTPYIGLGTIADVDLYGSLRKVQQENLQKHVEENKGWLRSYAQQANAQGIAAEVSCQLADPSLGICDLAQKWGADLIVLGRRGLGGLKEIVLGSVSNYVVHHAPCSVLVVQGVATPSIDLTTTATPVTTDTK; this comes from the coding sequence ATGGCTTACAAAAAGATTCTGGTAGCAATCGACCGCTCATCCCAAGCAGAAGCAGTGTTTGAACACGCCTTAGACCTAGCCGAAAAAGAACAGAGCACTCTGATGCTAGTACACTGCCTTTGGGAAACTCAGGAACTGATGACTCCTTACATCGGTCTTGGCACCATAGCCGATGTAGACCTGTATGGTAGTCTGCGAAAGGTTCAACAAGAAAATTTGCAAAAACACGTTGAGGAAAACAAAGGGTGGCTAAGGAGTTATGCTCAACAGGCAAATGCTCAGGGTATTGCTGCCGAAGTATCTTGTCAATTGGCAGATCCGAGTCTAGGAATTTGTGATCTAGCCCAAAAGTGGGGTGCGGATTTAATTGTTCTAGGTCGTCGAGGGCTTGGGGGTTTAAAAGAAATAGTACTCGGGAGTGTCAGTAACTATGTTGTTCACCATGCTCCTTGCTCAGTGTTGGTAGTTCAAGGGGTAGCAACCCCAAGCATTGACTTAACCACTACAGCCACTCCAGTAACTACAGATACAAAGTAG
- the ppsA gene encoding phosphoenolpyruvate synthase → MVITAPEKPPPSAKDCAKDKAFVLWFEEVGIADIAIVGGKNASLGEMIRQLTPVGVRVPTGFATTAYAYRYFIEKAGLEAKLRQGFSDLDVEDVNNLRQRGMQARSLILNTPFPEELANAIAQAYQQLCQRYGNDPQEFCEQFEPNYRDTCLQSNYNTDVAVRSSATAEDLPDASFAGQQETYLNVHGVKAVLEACHKCFASLFTNRAISYRTVKGFDHFDVALSVGVQKMVRSDLASSGVMFSIDTETGFKNAALVTAAYGLGENVVQGAVNPDEYLVFKPTLQDGYRPILDKRLGSKEVKMVYDDGGKLTKNISVPPSERGKYAINDEEILTLAKWASIIEDHYSQVRGSYTPMDIEWAKDGKTGELFIVQARPETVQSQKSANVICHYQLKGDVETLQATSVLATGRAVGEMIGQGKARVILDVNKIDRFQAKEVLVTDKTDPDWEPIMKRASAIVTNQGGRTCHAAIIAREMGIPAIVGCGNATNQLKTGQAVTVSCAEGDEGKVYQGLVPFEVQETPLDNLPRTRTKIMMNVGNPEKAFSLSSLPCDGVGLARFEFIIANHIKAHPMALIHFDELEDPSVKEEIAQLTALYDHKPDFFVDKLANGISIIAAAFYPKPVIVRMSDFKSNEYANLLGGQQFEPREENPMLGWRGASRYCDEIYREAYGLECKALKRVRDEMGLTNVIPMIPFCRTPDEGRRVLAEMEKHGLKRGDNGLQVYVMCEIPSNVILADEYSQIFDGFSIGSNDLTQLTLGLDRDSALVAHIFDERNEAVKQMVRMVIEKAKKNGRKIGICGQAPSDYPEFACFLVELGIDSISLNPDSVLKTLLDIAKVEGVN, encoded by the coding sequence ATGGTCATCACTGCTCCAGAAAAACCCCCACCATCTGCCAAAGACTGTGCTAAAGACAAAGCCTTCGTCCTCTGGTTTGAGGAAGTTGGTATTGCCGATATCGCCATAGTCGGTGGAAAGAATGCCTCTTTGGGGGAAATGATCCGACAACTTACACCAGTAGGAGTTAGAGTCCCCACTGGCTTCGCTACTACAGCCTATGCCTATCGATACTTTATTGAGAAAGCTGGGTTAGAAGCCAAGCTGCGTCAGGGATTCTCTGACCTGGATGTGGAAGATGTCAATAACTTGCGACAACGGGGGATGCAAGCGAGAAGCTTAATCCTCAATACGCCATTCCCAGAAGAACTAGCCAATGCGATCGCGCAAGCATACCAACAACTATGCCAACGCTATGGGAATGATCCCCAGGAATTCTGTGAGCAGTTTGAGCCAAATTATCGGGACACTTGCCTACAGTCAAATTACAATACAGATGTAGCAGTTCGTTCCAGTGCCACCGCTGAGGACTTACCTGATGCTAGCTTTGCTGGTCAACAGGAAACCTATCTAAACGTCCACGGAGTAAAAGCGGTTTTAGAAGCGTGTCACAAATGCTTTGCGTCCCTTTTTACCAACCGTGCCATCTCCTATCGAACTGTTAAAGGCTTTGACCATTTTGATGTTGCTCTGTCTGTCGGTGTCCAGAAAATGGTGCGCTCAGACCTAGCGTCGTCTGGTGTGATGTTCTCCATCGACACCGAAACCGGATTTAAAAATGCCGCTTTAGTAACAGCAGCTTACGGTTTGGGTGAAAACGTTGTCCAAGGAGCAGTCAACCCTGATGAATACCTAGTGTTCAAGCCGACTCTCCAAGATGGCTATCGCCCTATCCTAGACAAACGTCTAGGCAGCAAAGAAGTCAAAATGGTCTATGATGACGGCGGGAAACTGACGAAAAATATATCAGTGCCGCCATCAGAACGGGGAAAATACGCGATCAATGATGAGGAAATTCTTACCCTAGCCAAGTGGGCTAGCATCATTGAAGACCACTATTCCCAGGTGCGGGGTAGCTACACCCCCATGGACATTGAGTGGGCCAAAGACGGGAAAACCGGTGAACTCTTTATTGTTCAAGCCCGTCCGGAAACTGTACAATCCCAGAAATCTGCCAATGTTATTTGTCATTATCAACTCAAAGGTGATGTAGAGACATTGCAGGCAACGTCTGTGCTAGCCACCGGTCGCGCTGTCGGTGAAATGATTGGTCAAGGCAAAGCAAGGGTAATTCTGGATGTGAACAAGATTGACCGTTTCCAAGCCAAAGAGGTATTGGTCACGGACAAGACAGATCCGGATTGGGAACCTATCATGAAGAGAGCGAGTGCTATCGTCACTAACCAAGGAGGTCGCACTTGTCACGCTGCCATCATTGCCCGTGAGATGGGTATCCCCGCGATTGTGGGTTGTGGCAATGCCACTAACCAGTTGAAGACAGGCCAAGCCGTGACGGTTTCCTGTGCAGAAGGAGATGAAGGCAAGGTTTATCAAGGGTTAGTGCCCTTTGAGGTGCAAGAAACCCCCCTTGACAACCTACCGCGCACCCGCACCAAAATCATGATGAATGTGGGGAACCCAGAGAAAGCTTTTAGTCTATCTTCTCTTCCCTGCGATGGGGTGGGGTTAGCCCGGTTTGAGTTCATCATTGCCAATCACATTAAGGCACACCCGATGGCGTTGATTCACTTCGATGAACTCGAAGATCCATCCGTCAAGGAAGAAATTGCCCAGCTGACAGCATTGTATGACCATAAACCTGACTTCTTTGTGGATAAACTAGCCAACGGGATTAGCATCATCGCTGCTGCTTTCTATCCCAAACCAGTTATCGTCAGGATGTCAGATTTCAAGAGTAATGAATACGCTAATCTCTTGGGGGGTCAACAGTTTGAACCCAGGGAAGAGAACCCGATGCTAGGATGGCGAGGGGCGTCTCGTTACTGTGATGAAATCTACCGGGAAGCCTATGGTTTGGAATGTAAGGCACTCAAACGGGTACGGGATGAGATGGGACTCACAAACGTTATCCCCATGATTCCCTTCTGTCGCACCCCTGATGAAGGTCGCCGGGTGCTGGCGGAAATGGAAAAACATGGCTTGAAGCGAGGGGACAATGGGTTACAAGTCTATGTGATGTGTGAAATCCCCAGTAATGTCATCCTAGCCGACGAGTATAGCCAAATCTTTGACGGCTTCTCGATCGGTTCTAATGACCTCACTCAATTAACCCTAGGCTTAGACCGTGACTCTGCTTTAGTTGCCCATATCTTTGACGAACGCAACGAAGCAGTGAAACAGATGGTGCGGATGGTGATAGAAAAAGCCAAGAAAAATGGTCGCAAGATTGGTATTTGTGGTCAAGCACCAAGTGACTATCCGGAATTTGCCTGCTTCCTAGTGGAGTTGGGAATTGATTCCATCAGCTTGAACCCTGACTCGGTACTAAAGACACTTCTGGATATCGCCAAGGTAGAAGGAGTAAATTAG
- a CDS encoding tetratricopeptide repeat protein, whose protein sequence is MAPKIEPLWAAQHDQQRKDVLMKRKNQDMLALVWRSTIVLSFFLLPVGLGSAQSIESDPPKQIVAQGSSQKQVQTDANLSFQRVTLLSNVLLIVLVTLVLLLVAAIAALWLLRRSVIREVAQIVRAHLNELTDLEDRIASANKNVQSILEKTEDIALELDQQAAEFKQDLSVKRENLSKLLSKLSQSQQQALTTIKTQKNDTQQELEQLETDLASRLSKLEQDAKKQRDSFLKYLENLSAEFAPQLSELKGDVQGQKETILKKLNQLETEFGSELSDLKETAANQKDLTLKDFEKLGAEFIPELSKIQADVQGQKEIILKKLNQSETEFGSELSELKAKAQKQSEDYLQTLEKSRADFAPQLSELQGNVQEHKDKVLQQLNQSESDFAVELSELKAKADKERNSYLKNLEKLTSDFAPQLSLLEANVQGHQDKVLEKLNQSETEFASKLSELEAKAQQQRDLILENIKQLETEFTPQLSDIKVDAEQKAQQKIDLALQKLEQLGNDITEQLSKSQSKIEGQIDQTLQHLKELEANLNTQVSDSQSGIKTQKAQTIQSLEQLETEAKTQLSDLQSDIQKRKDIILQNLDKLETTLAAQLSEVESDAQTEKEKIIQQLAEISPTSIAEAALSEVLQNTQTLTEQLERLKSNHPKLFLNPDDYVNQGNSLFSQGQYQDAIASYDQVLDLQPNNPDIWYQRGMALWELQQYQDAIASYDKVIEIKPDDPDSWYQRGLALMELRRYEGAVVAFNKVVKLRPDHYKAWLNRGMTLRRLRRYEDAIASYDKALEIQPNYHQAWVDRGVALGMLQKHEEAFGSFDQAVQVQPDDTVAWLNRGMALDVLERYQEAVASFDKAIELNPDSHKAWNYRGSTLVKLEQNDQALESINRALEIQPEYAAGYYNKAIVYSWQRQVTLAVENLEQAIELNPRYREEASNDPDFEAISEDDRFWQLIGG, encoded by the coding sequence TTGGCACCTAAGATAGAGCCTCTATGGGCAGCACAACATGACCAACAGAGAAAGGACGTTCTGATGAAGCGTAAAAATCAAGACATGTTAGCACTGGTGTGGCGAAGTACTATTGTTTTGTCATTCTTCCTGTTGCCTGTTGGCCTTGGCAGTGCCCAATCCATCGAAAGTGACCCTCCAAAACAGATAGTCGCTCAGGGCTCAAGTCAAAAGCAAGTTCAAACTGATGCGAATCTTAGCTTTCAGCGGGTGACGCTCCTGTCTAATGTTTTGCTGATTGTGCTGGTGACTCTGGTACTGCTACTGGTGGCTGCGATCGCAGCGTTGTGGCTGCTAAGAAGGTCTGTGATTCGTGAGGTTGCCCAAATCGTGAGAGCTCACCTCAATGAACTGACTGACTTGGAAGATAGGATTGCCAGTGCCAATAAAAATGTTCAAAGTATCCTCGAAAAAACTGAAGACATTGCCTTGGAGCTAGATCAGCAGGCGGCAGAGTTTAAACAAGACCTAAGTGTTAAACGAGAAAATCTATCTAAGCTGCTATCCAAATTGTCTCAGTCCCAGCAACAGGCATTAACGACAATCAAGACGCAAAAAAACGATACTCAACAAGAGCTAGAACAATTAGAGACTGACTTGGCATCAAGACTGTCTAAACTCGAGCAAGACGCTAAAAAGCAACGGGATAGTTTTCTGAAGTATCTAGAAAACTTAAGCGCTGAGTTTGCCCCCCAATTATCTGAACTAAAGGGGGATGTGCAAGGCCAGAAAGAGACAATCCTGAAGAAACTGAATCAATTAGAGACTGAGTTTGGCTCCGAATTGTCTGACCTGAAAGAAACTGCGGCAAACCAAAAGGACTTAACTTTAAAAGATTTCGAAAAATTAGGTGCTGAATTTATTCCAGAATTATCTAAAATCCAGGCGGATGTGCAAGGCCAGAAAGAGATAATACTGAAGAAACTGAACCAATCAGAGACTGAGTTTGGCTCCGAACTGTCTGAATTGAAAGCCAAGGCTCAAAAACAAAGCGAAGATTACCTGCAAACCCTAGAAAAATCAAGGGCTGACTTTGCTCCTCAACTATCTGAACTTCAGGGGAATGTACAAGAACATAAGGATAAAGTCCTGCAGCAACTAAATCAATCAGAGTCTGATTTTGCTGTTGAACTGTCTGAGCTTAAGGCAAAGGCTGATAAAGAAAGGAACAGTTACCTCAAGAATCTAGAAAAACTCACCTCTGATTTTGCTCCTCAACTATCCTTACTCGAAGCAAATGTCCAAGGGCATCAAGATAAAGTATTGGAGAAACTGAACCAATCAGAGACAGAGTTTGCCTCAAAATTGTCTGAACTTGAAGCCAAGGCTCAACAGCAACGGGATTTAATCCTAGAAAATATAAAACAGCTAGAGACAGAGTTTACTCCTCAGCTATCTGACATTAAGGTGGATGCTGAACAAAAAGCTCAACAGAAAATCGATTTAGCTCTTCAGAAGCTAGAACAATTAGGAAATGACATTACTGAACAACTTTCAAAATCCCAGTCGAAGATTGAAGGGCAAATCGATCAGACTCTCCAGCATCTGAAAGAGCTAGAGGCTAACTTAAACACTCAGGTTTCTGATTCTCAATCAGGAATTAAAACCCAAAAGGCTCAGACCATTCAGAGTCTGGAACAATTAGAAACAGAGGCTAAAACTCAACTTTCTGATTTACAGTCGGACATTCAAAAGCGAAAAGATATAATCCTTCAAAATCTGGACAAATTGGAAACCACCTTGGCTGCTCAGCTGTCTGAGGTGGAATCTGATGCTCAAACCGAGAAGGAGAAGATTATACAACAACTAGCAGAGATTTCCCCAACATCCATTGCAGAAGCTGCTCTGTCTGAAGTGCTGCAAAACACTCAAACTCTGACGGAACAATTAGAACGCCTCAAATCGAACCATCCTAAGTTGTTCTTGAATCCAGATGACTATGTGAATCAGGGCAATAGTCTATTCTCTCAAGGGCAGTATCAAGATGCGATCGCTTCCTATGATCAAGTTCTTGACCTTCAACCGAATAACCCTGATATTTGGTACCAGCGAGGTATGGCACTATGGGAATTACAGCAGTATCAAGATGCGATCGCTTCCTATGACAAAGTAATTGAAATCAAGCCAGATGACCCAGATAGCTGGTATCAACGAGGTTTGGCTTTAATGGAACTGCGGCGGTATGAAGGAGCAGTGGTTGCTTTTAATAAGGTGGTTAAACTCAGGCCAGACCACTACAAAGCTTGGTTAAACCGGGGCATGACCCTAAGACGGTTGAGACGCTACGAAGATGCGATCGCTTCCTATGACAAAGCCCTAGAAATTCAGCCAAATTATCATCAAGCTTGGGTTGACCGAGGAGTCGCACTAGGCATGCTACAAAAGCATGAAGAGGCGTTTGGATCCTTCGACCAAGCTGTCCAAGTTCAGCCAGATGATACAGTAGCCTGGTTGAATCGAGGCATGGCTCTAGATGTATTAGAAAGATACCAAGAAGCTGTTGCCTCTTTTGACAAGGCTATTGAATTAAATCCCGACTCCCATAAAGCCTGGAATTACAGAGGTTCTACCTTAGTCAAGCTAGAACAGAATGATCAGGCATTGGAAAGCATTAATCGGGCTTTGGAGATTCAACCTGAGTATGCTGCTGGTTATTATAACAAAGCAATCGTTTATTCTTGGCAGCGTCAAGTGACCTTAGCTGTGGAAAACCTAGAGCAGGCGATTGAGCTAAATCCAAGGTATCGGGAAGAGGCCAGTAATGACCCGGATTTTGAGGCTATTTCAGAAGATGATCGGTTCTGGCAGTTGATTGGAGGCTAG